A stretch of Lactiplantibacillus brownii DNA encodes these proteins:
- a CDS encoding mucin-binding protein → MRFKQLQRTRMVRNHYRLYKSGKKWCTALIAVIGTSALGAALMVKPVTAKAAETTPTTTVVTSTTTATTAKTPTSAGSTAATSAPVSTTASAATSTTASVGSTAMSSAPASKTTSASSTTSAATSSVTAASTASTATTTSAASTATSTTSAATSTMVTTATTGSAATSVGSTATSASSITSGTTSTATSAATSTTSTASSQATTVPDATVVTFGDANMETAVQQALGVTGPITVGEIRNFNGTSLGLGTDGYVNVTDSFAGMQYLQYLPKTTLINMNVNIQDPTIDFTPLIPLRFSNITIGLVDMSAANLKPLTEIDPSQINEVQLDGQTTTYVYQQNSKGMTNAQLAMLGPWLTSIDNNDVTRNGFPKIFNFSDDSLTDFSPLKGFTKAAQVSAVGENQTLSQAVNIVIGQPAVFTPTPIIGLEGEDLSSHYEETWNGTDTTKYAATETPLTYLGHDEFEIPTPYQAVANANWFTYGFVGTANSTGNVKDDINLYYPGSVQFTYDSMIYQAANWQTAPTVDVGLIDHDTGKLIKPLISTTSPKIGDKYNFESYTTLPGYQFLPNESSASTGTYLQNPQEVDLQFVKNPVVAGGMTVEYLDPDNEPIVAPEQIHGNVGDPYTTTPATIGNYVFKQMGSNSAAMSGTLPLLKGTIVYDYAPVTVTRVINYVDAVTNKSIGQTTITVPYQGTLPDPTKSAIAGYEAKGYQLAHNGYPENNAAFTSAAPILAYRVMFSHTLVTLKPGETLPAGVDLTHAVKQTVQFKYADGKMAAPTVTRTIEFTREAVRDAVTGTVQYTTWKPVGTTTFEALTAPVIADYRADMTQVPATTVTETSPDLMQTITYQQTSGRVNVKYYLAKTDQTVKPGTEMTGKFAAPYDVAAPKIAGYRLVANEPETIRGHYTDSATTVAFYYEPEQRQSTTTGSTTKPTQSSPMTTKTTKRPAAKMTHVTAKTNRPTAKLSHLTTKTSRPTAKLTPVSVKSAAMPAQRLTSQSTAMTKPVAMAARIQPSRTTIRLTAPVAKQHVSSRQSLQPLTTARTLPQTSEQRPTDIWGLLALTMVGLFGGMRLRRRREQR, encoded by the coding sequence ATGCGGTTCAAGCAATTACAACGAACAAGAATGGTTCGAAATCATTATCGTCTTTATAAATCTGGTAAGAAGTGGTGTACAGCATTAATTGCCGTGATTGGGACTAGTGCTTTAGGGGCAGCTCTAATGGTCAAGCCAGTCACGGCTAAAGCGGCTGAGACAACACCTACGACAACGGTCGTGACGTCAACCACTACCGCGACGACGGCTAAGACACCAACGTCAGCGGGGAGTACCGCAGCAACTAGTGCGCCGGTATCAACGACGGCTAGCGCGGCGACCAGTACGACCGCGAGTGTGGGCTCAACGGCAATGAGTTCTGCACCAGCTTCAAAGACAACCAGTGCTAGTTCAACGACGTCGGCGGCAACCAGTTCAGTTACTGCAGCGTCTACGGCTAGCACCGCGACAACAACGAGTGCCGCTTCAACGGCCACGAGCACTACATCTGCTGCGACCAGTACGATGGTCACGACGGCCACAACTGGGTCAGCCGCTACTTCGGTTGGCAGTACGGCAACCAGTGCCAGCTCAATAACTAGTGGGACGACTTCAACCGCCACTTCAGCGGCTACGAGTACCACTAGCACGGCTAGCTCACAAGCAACGACGGTTCCTGATGCAACTGTTGTGACATTTGGCGACGCAAATATGGAAACTGCGGTTCAGCAAGCGTTAGGGGTCACTGGTCCGATTACGGTCGGTGAGATTCGTAACTTTAATGGCACGTCGCTGGGACTGGGGACTGATGGTTATGTCAACGTGACTGATAGCTTTGCAGGCATGCAATATCTACAGTACTTGCCAAAGACGACTTTGATTAATATGAATGTCAATATTCAAGATCCAACGATTGATTTTACACCACTGATTCCACTACGCTTTAGTAATATCACGATTGGTCTTGTTGATATGAGTGCGGCTAATCTGAAACCATTAACTGAAATTGATCCTAGTCAAATTAATGAAGTTCAACTAGATGGTCAAACCACGACCTATGTTTATCAGCAAAACTCTAAAGGGATGACCAATGCGCAATTGGCAATGTTAGGACCATGGTTGACGAGCATTGATAATAATGATGTCACACGGAATGGTTTTCCAAAGATATTTAACTTTAGTGATGATTCATTGACAGACTTTTCACCATTGAAAGGTTTCACCAAAGCGGCTCAAGTGAGTGCGGTTGGTGAAAATCAAACCTTATCACAAGCAGTCAATATCGTCATTGGTCAACCGGCTGTCTTCACGCCAACGCCAATCATTGGACTTGAAGGTGAAGATTTATCGTCCCATTATGAGGAAACTTGGAACGGGACGGACACGACTAAGTACGCCGCGACTGAAACGCCGTTGACCTATTTAGGCCATGATGAGTTTGAAATTCCAACACCTTATCAAGCTGTTGCGAATGCCAACTGGTTTACTTATGGTTTTGTCGGCACGGCCAATTCAACTGGTAATGTGAAGGATGACATTAATCTTTATTATCCTGGCAGTGTTCAATTTACCTATGACAGCATGATTTACCAGGCTGCTAATTGGCAAACTGCGCCAACTGTTGATGTCGGTCTAATCGATCATGATACTGGCAAGTTGATCAAGCCATTGATTAGCACGACGAGTCCTAAGATTGGGGACAAGTACAATTTTGAAAGTTATACCACGTTACCTGGTTATCAATTTTTACCAAACGAGAGTAGTGCCTCGACTGGGACTTATTTACAAAATCCACAAGAAGTTGACCTGCAATTTGTTAAGAATCCCGTGGTCGCCGGTGGAATGACCGTCGAATATCTTGATCCAGACAATGAGCCAATTGTGGCGCCTGAACAAATTCACGGGAATGTTGGTGATCCTTATACAACCACGCCAGCAACGATCGGGAATTACGTCTTCAAGCAAATGGGGTCAAATAGTGCCGCAATGAGTGGGACGTTGCCTCTTCTCAAGGGCACGATCGTTTATGATTATGCGCCAGTCACGGTCACTCGAGTCATTAATTATGTGGACGCGGTGACAAATAAGAGTATTGGTCAGACCACGATAACGGTACCTTATCAAGGGACGTTACCAGATCCAACCAAGAGTGCGATTGCCGGTTATGAAGCTAAGGGCTATCAATTAGCTCATAATGGTTATCCAGAAAATAATGCCGCCTTTACTTCAGCTGCGCCAATTCTCGCTTATCGGGTGATGTTTAGCCATACTTTGGTAACCTTGAAGCCTGGTGAAACATTACCAGCTGGTGTTGACTTGACCCATGCGGTTAAGCAAACGGTTCAATTTAAGTACGCGGATGGTAAAATGGCTGCGCCAACCGTGACACGGACGATTGAATTTACACGTGAAGCGGTTCGTGATGCGGTCACTGGGACGGTTCAATACACGACTTGGAAGCCAGTTGGGACAACGACCTTTGAAGCCTTGACGGCGCCAGTTATTGCGGATTATCGTGCGGATATGACTCAAGTGCCAGCAACCACGGTTACCGAAACGAGTCCCGACTTGATGCAGACCATCACTTATCAGCAGACGAGTGGGCGTGTCAACGTTAAATATTATTTGGCAAAGACGGATCAAACCGTTAAGCCAGGGACGGAAATGACTGGGAAGTTCGCGGCACCTTATGATGTGGCGGCACCTAAGATTGCCGGTTACCGGTTAGTTGCCAATGAACCTGAAACGATTCGGGGTCACTATACTGATTCTGCGACGACCGTAGCGTTCTATTATGAACCTGAACAACGCCAGTCAACCACTACTGGATCAACAACTAAGCCAACACAGTCGTCGCCAATGACGACCAAGACGACTAAACGTCCAGCCGCTAAAATGACGCACGTCACGGCTAAGACCAACCGTCCAACCGCTAAATTGAGTCATTTGACCACTAAGACGAGTCGGCCAACCGCTAAATTAACGCCAGTTTCAGTGAAGTCCGCGGCGATGCCAGCACAACGGTTAACTAGCCAGTCAACTGCAATGACTAAGCCAGTGGCAATGGCAGCACGTATTCAACCAAGTCGTACGACGATTCGGTTGACCGCACCAGTTGCCAAGCAACACGTCTCAAGTCGACAGTCTTTACAACCCTTAACGACTGCGCGGACGTTACCACAAACTAGTGAGCAACGGCCAACGGATATTTGGGGTCTCTTAGCCTTGACGATGGTTGGCTTGTTCGGTGGCATGCGATTGCGTCGTCGGCGCGAACAACGGTAA